A single window of Rhodopirellula islandica DNA harbors:
- a CDS encoding DNA repair ATPase: MAEDASPEAASLPGSAADGGSEAGISKADTAQMSGGTYEVLRNRLRTAAGDLRDRLAKLNEDRGEVFGNIETRLLATQRVTTEHNCVPRDIVSIGDEFLFGYNVQFGLKTEIELADVFSIYRMESNEFHERQLERIMDDRFVSDFHELYRFYKDTTFLRFFVSGPILHMVFRVGKTARDIKSFKWRRSPEGLQYVDNRSDHEVRLPDQHEFRWLRTTRDMHHYGEHPHISIDDRVFVETVGGDLTIKVENNTSVGEGIYAEPVDNFDQKLDDAEIHYAIVGHLVLLKIKPYQENQFRYIIFNGKINQAIRLDEIQHACVMLPGDQGLIFPGGYYLQSGEFKRFDHGLVDMRYERTINSPNGEDSLYLFSNVEDGTYIQLRYNQIRQSVDTPLVCHGQTFFEAGEMVCFKGQDTPQKHHAIQLWQTPFTSEDYLPDNQTDSLLFKIGNKDLVRGMAECSELLQLIEKDDSYNDLYVDLSKKSGDVLDSYFWIDNEETHHLAEPLRKIRETAGAAIEEYEKVVRVREATAKQTRQAQSDTNTTLKEIERSRFTSIDQFVASLAKLRVQRGRAIALRELRFVDVAIVEELETITAEQSDRLSRRCVEFLLDEDALQPYRDRVGEAETRVPEIKGVSQAKVLESEIDQAAADLELLTETVSNLQIDDATQRTTIIDSIGDVFATVNRVRSALKNRKQELIGVEGRAEFASQLKLLEQTTTGYLDVCDTPTRCDEYLTKVMVQLEELEGRFAEFDEFIETLASRREDVYGAFESRKVSLVEKRNRRAEALSSAAERILNGIQHRVSNMESIDQIAAYFAGDLMVGKIRSLIDELDELGDAVRVGDLQSRLKTLREDALRGLKDRQDLYEEGGDVIRLGERKFAVNTQPLDLTTVLRSNELCLHLTGTQYFDPIRDERLTAARDIWNQSLISENSDVYRAEFLAMDLFESGQAESIEDLESLNAAWVAERMAGRFDEGYAKGVHDVDSAIILRGLVELDRSIGLLRHAPSLRTASQFWWQCFLDTKQRTQMKHWIAGFAKLAIAFPQAQPAVEFRQHLAELASERQSEWMALFDSVVTPERIADYLFEQLTIAPDQVAISGQAHALHEGFLRSLPASDQKRWVLGGLKPNSSSPIHTFVLARNWADAFLDKRAAGDANETGDSPQWYRDELAWMIFQSAMEAKKTPTEACPATEVIDVPVAKRLTGLVGSHARIERGEMPLHYHEFITRLRGYREDVVPRFRSLHQAKTECVESARESMRLDEFKPRILSSFVRNRLLDEVYLPLIGDNLAKQMGTVGEDKRTDRMGLLLLISPPGYGKTTLMEYIASRLGLVFMKINGPAIGHGVTSLDPDEAPNAAAREEVMRLNLALEMGDNVMLYLDDIQHTHPELLQKFISLCDATRKIEGVRDGKTRTYDLRGRRVAVVMAGNPYTESGDRFQIPDMLSNRADVYNLGEIIGESADAFEMSYLENCLTSNVTLAPLSNASPSDARAIISAAGRDSAEGIELEANFSMDQIRDMFEVTRKLLRVRDVVLRVNRAYIRSAAQADEYRTEPPFKLQGSYRNMNRIAERVAPVMNDAELQSLIISNYEQDAQTLTTDNEANVLKFKELMGILNPEEKQRWDAIKYAFVESVRMSGMDGEDQAAQVLRQLASMRDGLESIRQVIAKAIAMEDHSAEERMDSRVDTLRQTLLSMGELMSGRLASTATQLEAISRQQAASPPDQKILVQHKVPRVIADLVKGQFHLMQEWMRPLLEESIDNSRDLSRLQEQMDLMLKTFRDVEDSFQSPDE; this comes from the coding sequence GTGGCTGAGGACGCTTCCCCCGAAGCGGCTTCGCTGCCCGGTTCCGCTGCTGACGGTGGATCGGAGGCAGGGATTTCAAAGGCCGACACCGCGCAAATGTCCGGTGGCACCTACGAAGTCCTCCGCAACCGCCTCCGCACCGCCGCGGGCGATCTTCGCGATCGACTCGCCAAGCTGAACGAGGACCGTGGCGAAGTCTTCGGAAACATCGAAACGCGACTGCTCGCGACGCAGCGTGTGACCACCGAACACAACTGCGTCCCACGAGACATCGTCTCGATCGGCGACGAGTTTCTGTTCGGATACAACGTTCAGTTCGGCTTGAAAACCGAGATCGAACTGGCCGATGTGTTTTCAATCTACCGCATGGAATCCAATGAGTTCCATGAACGGCAACTCGAACGAATCATGGACGATCGCTTCGTCAGCGATTTCCATGAACTGTATCGGTTCTACAAAGACACCACGTTCCTGCGGTTCTTTGTGTCCGGACCCATCCTGCACATGGTGTTTCGAGTCGGCAAAACCGCTCGCGATATCAAATCGTTCAAATGGCGGCGCAGTCCCGAAGGCCTGCAATACGTCGACAACCGCAGTGATCACGAAGTCCGCTTGCCTGACCAGCACGAATTCCGCTGGCTGCGGACAACGCGTGACATGCATCATTACGGTGAGCACCCGCACATCTCCATCGACGACCGCGTGTTTGTCGAAACGGTGGGCGGTGACCTGACGATCAAAGTTGAAAACAACACCAGCGTCGGCGAAGGCATCTACGCCGAACCGGTCGACAACTTCGATCAAAAACTCGACGACGCAGAAATCCATTACGCAATCGTCGGTCACTTGGTCTTGCTCAAGATCAAACCGTATCAAGAGAACCAATTTCGCTACATCATCTTCAACGGCAAGATCAACCAAGCGATCCGTTTGGATGAGATTCAACACGCCTGCGTGATGCTGCCGGGCGACCAAGGCCTGATCTTCCCCGGTGGCTATTACTTGCAGTCCGGTGAGTTCAAACGCTTCGACCACGGCTTGGTCGACATGCGTTACGAGCGCACGATCAACTCGCCCAACGGTGAAGACAGCTTGTATCTGTTTTCAAATGTCGAAGACGGAACTTACATTCAGCTGCGTTACAACCAAATTCGCCAATCCGTCGACACACCGTTGGTGTGCCATGGGCAAACGTTCTTTGAAGCCGGCGAAATGGTTTGCTTCAAAGGCCAAGACACGCCGCAAAAACACCACGCGATCCAGCTTTGGCAAACGCCCTTCACCAGCGAAGACTACCTGCCCGACAATCAAACCGATTCGTTGCTCTTCAAGATCGGCAACAAAGACCTGGTTCGAGGGATGGCGGAATGCAGTGAACTGCTGCAACTGATTGAAAAGGACGACAGCTACAACGACTTGTACGTCGACCTGTCCAAGAAGTCGGGCGATGTCCTGGACAGTTACTTCTGGATCGACAACGAAGAGACACATCACCTTGCCGAACCGCTTCGCAAAATTCGCGAAACGGCGGGAGCGGCGATCGAAGAATACGAAAAAGTCGTTCGTGTTCGCGAAGCCACGGCCAAGCAAACTCGCCAGGCTCAGTCCGACACCAACACGACGCTGAAAGAGATCGAGCGTTCTCGTTTCACTTCGATCGATCAATTTGTCGCCTCACTCGCAAAATTGCGAGTCCAGCGAGGTCGAGCGATCGCGCTGCGTGAACTTCGGTTTGTGGACGTTGCGATCGTTGAAGAACTGGAAACGATCACCGCCGAGCAATCGGACCGTCTTAGCCGTCGTTGCGTCGAATTCCTGCTCGACGAAGACGCCTTGCAACCGTATCGCGATCGAGTCGGCGAAGCGGAAACCCGCGTTCCCGAGATCAAAGGTGTCTCCCAGGCCAAAGTGCTCGAATCGGAAATCGATCAAGCCGCCGCCGATCTGGAACTGCTGACCGAAACGGTGAGCAACCTGCAAATTGATGATGCGACTCAGCGAACCACGATCATCGATTCCATCGGCGACGTGTTCGCCACGGTCAATCGCGTTCGAAGTGCGCTCAAAAATCGCAAGCAAGAATTGATCGGCGTCGAAGGACGTGCCGAATTCGCGTCGCAGTTGAAGTTGCTCGAACAAACCACGACCGGCTACCTCGACGTTTGCGACACGCCCACTCGCTGCGACGAGTACCTGACCAAAGTCATGGTCCAACTCGAAGAGCTGGAAGGCCGATTTGCTGAGTTCGATGAGTTCATCGAAACGCTCGCCTCTCGTCGCGAAGATGTCTACGGCGCCTTCGAATCGCGAAAAGTTTCGCTGGTCGAAAAACGCAACCGAAGGGCCGAGGCTCTCAGTTCGGCCGCCGAACGGATTCTCAACGGGATCCAGCACCGTGTTTCGAACATGGAATCGATCGATCAAATCGCGGCGTACTTCGCTGGCGACTTGATGGTCGGCAAGATCCGCAGCCTGATCGACGAACTCGATGAGCTTGGCGATGCCGTTCGAGTCGGTGACTTGCAGAGCCGCCTCAAAACCCTTCGCGAAGATGCCCTGCGGGGACTCAAAGATCGCCAAGACCTCTACGAAGAGGGTGGCGATGTCATTCGACTCGGCGAACGTAAATTCGCGGTCAACACCCAACCACTGGACCTGACCACCGTCCTCCGCAGCAATGAACTCTGCTTGCATCTGACTGGCACCCAGTACTTTGATCCGATCCGCGATGAACGCCTGACCGCGGCACGGGACATTTGGAACCAGTCGCTGATCAGTGAGAACTCGGACGTTTATCGAGCCGAGTTTTTGGCGATGGATCTGTTTGAATCCGGCCAAGCCGAATCAATTGAAGATTTGGAATCGCTGAACGCGGCTTGGGTTGCCGAACGCATGGCGGGACGATTTGATGAGGGGTACGCCAAAGGTGTTCACGACGTGGACTCCGCGATCATCTTGCGAGGGCTGGTCGAACTGGATCGTTCGATTGGACTTCTGCGACACGCTCCTTCGCTTCGCACCGCGTCTCAGTTCTGGTGGCAGTGCTTTCTCGACACCAAGCAACGCACGCAGATGAAGCACTGGATTGCGGGCTTTGCCAAACTCGCGATCGCCTTCCCTCAAGCTCAACCTGCCGTCGAATTTCGTCAGCACTTGGCTGAACTGGCATCCGAACGCCAATCCGAATGGATGGCTCTGTTTGACAGCGTGGTCACACCGGAACGGATCGCCGACTATTTGTTTGAACAACTGACCATCGCACCGGACCAAGTCGCCATCAGCGGCCAAGCTCATGCGTTGCATGAAGGCTTCCTTCGTTCGCTTCCCGCTTCCGATCAAAAACGTTGGGTGCTCGGCGGGCTGAAGCCCAACAGTTCCTCGCCCATTCACACCTTTGTGCTGGCTCGCAACTGGGCCGATGCGTTTCTTGACAAACGCGCCGCCGGGGACGCAAACGAAACCGGCGATTCACCTCAATGGTACCGAGACGAGTTGGCTTGGATGATCTTCCAGTCCGCGATGGAGGCCAAGAAAACCCCGACGGAGGCTTGCCCCGCCACCGAGGTCATCGACGTTCCAGTCGCGAAGCGTTTGACAGGTTTGGTTGGCAGCCATGCCCGGATCGAGCGTGGCGAAATGCCGCTGCACTACCACGAATTCATCACGCGTCTGCGTGGGTACCGAGAAGATGTGGTGCCGCGATTCCGCTCCCTTCACCAAGCCAAAACTGAGTGCGTTGAGTCAGCTCGTGAATCGATGCGTTTGGATGAATTCAAACCTCGGATCCTCAGCAGCTTTGTCCGCAATCGATTGCTCGACGAAGTTTACCTGCCACTGATCGGCGACAACCTTGCCAAACAAATGGGCACGGTCGGCGAAGACAAACGCACCGACCGAATGGGTCTGTTGCTGCTGATCTCACCACCGGGTTATGGCAAAACGACCTTGATGGAATACATCGCCAGCCGGCTTGGACTGGTGTTCATGAAAATCAACGGCCCCGCAATCGGTCATGGCGTGACGTCGCTGGATCCAGATGAAGCCCCGAATGCCGCCGCTCGCGAAGAGGTCATGCGTTTGAACTTGGCGCTCGAGATGGGCGACAATGTGATGCTGTACCTGGATGACATCCAGCACACACACCCGGAATTGCTGCAGAAATTCATCTCCCTGTGCGATGCGACGCGAAAAATCGAAGGGGTTCGAGACGGCAAGACGCGAACATATGACCTGCGTGGACGACGAGTCGCGGTGGTCATGGCGGGCAACCCCTACACCGAATCGGGCGATCGTTTCCAAATCCCCGACATGCTTTCCAACCGCGCCGACGTTTACAACTTGGGCGAGATCATTGGCGAGTCGGCCGATGCATTTGAGATGAGCTATCTCGAAAACTGTTTGACCAGCAACGTGACCTTGGCACCGCTTTCCAATGCGTCGCCATCGGACGCGCGAGCGATCATTTCCGCTGCCGGTCGAGATTCAGCCGAAGGCATCGAGCTGGAAGCCAATTTCAGCATGGATCAAATTCGAGACATGTTCGAAGTCACTCGCAAATTGTTGCGAGTCCGTGATGTGGTCCTGCGGGTCAACCGTGCCTACATCCGTTCAGCCGCTCAAGCCGATGAGTATCGAACCGAGCCTCCGTTCAAACTGCAGGGCAGCTACCGGAACATGAACCGGATCGCTGAACGAGTTGCGCCGGTGATGAACGATGCCGAATTGCAATCGCTGATCATCAGCAACTACGAACAAGACGCCCAGACACTGACGACGGACAACGAAGCCAATGTCCTGAAGTTCAAGGAACTGATGGGCATCCTGAATCCGGAAGAGAAGCAACGCTGGGACGCAATCAAGTATGCGTTTGTCGAAAGTGTCCGAATGTCGGGCATGGACGGTGAGGACCAAGCCGCTCAGGTACTGCGTCAGTTGGCATCGATGCGAGATGGCCTGGAATCAATCCGGCAAGTCATCGCCAAAGCCATCGCGATGGAAGATCACTCGGCCGAAGAACGCATGGACTCGCGAGTCGACACGCTGCGACAAACGTTGCTGTCGATGGGCGAATTGATGTCAGGCCGCTTGGCATCCACTGCGACTCAGCTGGAAGCCATCTCACGGCAACAAGCCGCTTCACCGCCGGACCAAAAGATCCTCGTCCAGCACAAAGTCCCACGCGTGATCGCGGATCTGGTCAAAGGTCAGTTCCACCTGATGCAAGAATGGATGCGTCCGCTGCTGGAGGAATCGATCGACAACAGTCGCGACCTCAGCCGATTGCAGGAACAGATGGACCTGATGCTGAAGACCTTTCGCGACGTCGAAGATTCATTCCAATCGCCCGACGAATGA
- a CDS encoding L-threonylcarbamoyladenylate synthase produces the protein MNPTASHPKILPATPESIRLASQALRAGKLVGLPTETVYGLAARGDQPDTVAKIFAAKQRPATNPLILHVGDPSAVRALVVIDSEITRRRFEAASSLWPGPLTLVLPRSESVLDCVTAGGDTVAVRVPAHPVALQLLREVSLPIAAPSANVSNYVSPTRPEHVIDGLEHSIEWVLDGGICDVGLESTVLSIANPNAPPTILREGVVSVAKLESLLGENVVSATTPHSAALNASPDTPAASPGMHRKHYSPRTPLRLVPEQNRHPCSRSPDDSKRVLRIQLRGPAKPIAGYADVWSLSPSGVPLEIANRLYETLRRADSGEFDQIEVDQLVTIDWSPDCNPNLLAAISDRLCRAANQDDVPADH, from the coding sequence ATGAATCCCACCGCCTCCCATCCCAAGATCTTGCCTGCCACGCCGGAATCCATCCGGCTCGCCAGTCAGGCCCTGCGCGCTGGGAAATTGGTTGGACTGCCCACCGAAACCGTCTATGGCTTGGCCGCTCGCGGCGACCAACCCGACACCGTCGCGAAAATTTTCGCGGCCAAACAACGCCCTGCGACCAACCCCTTGATTTTGCACGTGGGTGATCCCAGTGCAGTCCGTGCGTTGGTCGTGATCGATTCCGAGATCACGCGTCGCCGTTTTGAAGCGGCCAGTTCCCTGTGGCCTGGACCACTGACACTGGTGCTGCCGCGATCCGAGTCGGTGCTCGACTGCGTCACCGCGGGAGGAGACACCGTGGCCGTGCGTGTCCCCGCGCACCCGGTCGCTTTGCAATTGTTGCGCGAGGTCTCGCTCCCCATCGCCGCCCCCAGCGCCAACGTTTCCAACTACGTCAGCCCGACTCGCCCCGAACATGTGATCGATGGACTGGAACACTCGATCGAGTGGGTGCTCGATGGTGGTATCTGTGATGTCGGTTTGGAATCCACGGTGCTGTCGATTGCCAATCCGAACGCTCCGCCGACGATCCTTCGCGAAGGCGTCGTTTCAGTCGCGAAACTTGAAAGCCTGCTGGGCGAAAACGTGGTCTCGGCCACGACGCCCCACTCAGCCGCTTTGAATGCTTCACCTGACACGCCTGCCGCTTCGCCGGGGATGCATCGCAAACACTACTCCCCGAGAACGCCGCTGCGATTGGTTCCGGAACAGAATCGCCATCCATGCTCACGCAGTCCCGATGATTCGAAGCGGGTCCTCCGCATTCAGCTTCGGGGGCCAGCCAAACCGATCGCGGGTTACGCCGACGTTTGGAGCCTGTCACCGTCAGGCGTTCCGCTCGAGATTGCCAATCGTCTGTACGAAACGCTGCGTCGCGCGGATTCGGGTGAGTTTGATCAGATTGAGGTGGATCAATTGGTGACGATCGACTGGAGTCCGGACTGCAATCCCAACCTGCTCGCCGCGATCTCAGACCGCCTGTGTCGTGCAGCCAATCAGGACGACGTGCCGGCGGATCACTGA